In Brassica napus cultivar Da-Ae chromosome A3, Da-Ae, whole genome shotgun sequence, the sequence GACAGCAACTTTCCTTGGCAGAAGAAGCACGAAGAGCAAACTCAACCCCATcagcaagaagaagaatcagaatcAGAAGTAAACCGGTCTTCAGAGTTAACCGGTAAGATAACCGATTCCAATCTCCGGTCTAGCTTCCCAAGGCCTAGCGGTTACATGTCTGCTCCATGGGTTAATGTCAAAGATGAAAGCTTTAACCAAAATAGATATAGAAAGGATAATGCTTTAGatttagatgatgatgatggtggaagAGGGATGGTGGTAGAATCAGGGAGAGACAAAGGAGTATGGAGAAGTAAGAAGAGTAACACTGTAGAAGCCGAGAGAGCTGTACCGGAACATGAGCTGAGTAGGCTTAGGAGTGTAGCTTTGAGGATGGTTGAGAGAGTCAAAGTAGGTTCTGCCGGAATCACACAGGCTTTGGTTGAAGCCATTCACGAGAAATGGGAGGATGATGAAGTTGTGAAGCTGAAGTTCGGTGAGCCTTGTGCTCTCAACATGAAGAGAACTCACGAGACTTTGGAGAAGAAGACCGGTGGGTTAGTGATCTGGAGGTCAGGAAGCTCGGTGGTACTGTACAGAGGGATAAGTTACAATCTCAAGTGTGTTCAATCTTTCATCAAACAGAACAATCTTGATACAAGCCCTGAGGCAAAGGAGTACACAGCAGAGGAGGCGAATTACCCTAAGAATGTACCAAAAGAGCAGTTATCAGAGCTATGTGAGCTGAACGATCTGTTGGACGAGATTGGTCCAAGGTTTCATGATTGGACAGGGTGTGCTCCGTTCCCCGTTGATGCAGACTTGCTTCCTCCAATGGTTCTAGGATACAGATGTCCGTTTAGGGTTCTTCCTCAAGGAGTTAAACCTTGTTTGTCTAACAAGGAGATGACAGAGATGCGTCGGCTTGCTAGGACTAGCCCTCCTCATTTTGCTCTTGGTATGTATGCATACAATAGTCATTATCTTTATTGTGCTCTAAAAGATCGGTCTGAACAAATCGGATATGAacgaaatgatttttttcaaacTGATTTATGAAAAAATCAGTCTAGTCTAAACAATAATCCTCTATAAAACGCCTAACCACCGTCTAGTGAATTTTTAGAACATTTTAATGTGTTGGCGAGTGACTGTTGTTTCTTTGTGTATAGTCAGCAAATCAGATATGAACGAAATGATATTTTCAAgcctatttattaaaaaatcggTTTAGGTGTCCGCCTAAACAAGAATCCGCCTAACACGTCTAGAGATTCTTAGAACATTTTAATGTGTTGGCGAGTGACTGTTGTTTCTTTGTGTATAGTTCAGCAAATAGGATATGAACGAAATGATTTTTTCAAactgatttattaaaaaataggtATAGGTGTCCGCCTAAACAAGAATCCGCCTAACCACGTCTAGAGATTTTTAGAACGTTTTGATGTGTTGGTGACTGACTGTTGTTTCTTTGTGTATAGTCAGCAAATCGGATATGAACGACCTTTTCAAactgatttattaaaaaatggGTCTAAGTGCCCGCCTAAACAATAATCGCCTAACCACCTTTTTGGAACATTTATATGTGTTGGCGAGTGACTGTTGTTTCTTTGTGTATAGGGAGGAGCAGAGAGTTACAAGGTCTTGCTGTGGCAATGATAAAGCTATGGGAGAAGAGCGCGATCGCGAAGATAGCAATCAAACGCGGCGTGGAGAACACACGGAACGAGAGAATGGCTGAAGAGCTCAAGAGGCTTACGCGCGGCGTACTCGTTTCGAGAAACAAAGAGTACATTGTCTTCTACAGAGGCAACGACTTCATGCCTCCCGCGGTTTCAGAGGCGTTGAGGGAGAGGCAAAAGGAGATAACGGAGGTTCTTCAGAACAAAGAGGATCAACTCCGGGAAACGGCTTCAGCAAGAGTCACACCTGTATCGCAAGGCAAGCGGATTAAAACGCCGTTGCTCGCTGGAACTCTCGCTGAGACTATAGCTGCAAGTTCAAGATGGGCGCCAGAGGCAAGCAGTGTTGATGTAGAGGAGTTGAAGAGAGAATCAGCTTCTATTAAGAGAGCTGCGTTGATCAGAGATCTTGACTTGAGACTTCTTTATGTGAGTGTTATTATTATTACCCTCTTATCTGATTACAAGCATTTGGtgatctttctcttttgttgtaTAGGCAAAGCAAAAGCTGAGAAAAGCTGAGAAGGCTTTAGCTAAAGTGCAGAAGGATCTTGACCCATCTGATCTCCCAACTGACTCAGAGATCATCACAGAAGAAGAGAGACTTCTTTTCCGTAGAATCGGTTTGAGTATGGATCCATTTCTCCTCGTAGGTAAGGGCAAAGACTGTTCTCATCTCACTTGTCACCTTTAAAAGCCATTACTATCTGTGTTATAATGTTCGTTTTCCTTAACAGGAAGAAGAGAAGTGTTTGATGGTACCATAGAGAATATGCATCTACACTGGAAACACAGGGAGCTCGTAAAGATCATTGTTAGAGGCAAATCTCTTCCGCAAGTGAAGCATATAGCTATCTCTTTGGAGGCTGAGAGTGGAGGAGTGTTGGTGTCCGTTGATAATACCTTGAAAGGCTATGCGATCATACTCTACCGTGGGAAGAACTATCAGATGCCTTTCCGGCTTAGGCCTTCAAATTTATTGACAAGAAAAAAGGCTTTTACTCGGTCCATTGAGCTTCAGAGAAGAGAAGTaatgaatgataaaaaaatagttacaatATAACTTGTGTGGAAAGTTTCTGTTATGATCAAATATTGGTCTCTCTCTTTTGGTTGGACAGGCACTAAAGCATCATGTTGCTGACCTAGAGGAACGGATTGAGCTGTTGAAGTCAGGACAGGTTTGATGAAATCTGATTGCAATATGCTTTAAAACGTCTGACTAGGCGGCAAATTAGGCCTAAGCGAAAcgatttttgtgaaaaaaaatcgGTGTAGGCATTCAAAAAATCGGTCTAAACAATAATCTCCTATAAATTGTTTAATTACCGTCTAGCAATTTCTTTTAACATTGTTACTAAATTAACAAACGATTATATGATATCCAGGAAGAGGATAGGGAACCCCACAAGAAAAGTGATGGAGAGGAAGATGATAACTTGTATTTGAGGGTTGATGAATCTGATTATTCTTCTGACGAGGTAAAGTAATATCCTCCTCAAGGTTCTTGATGAAGATTTGCAACATTACTTAGAAACCATGACAGTCTCTGAAATTGCTTCTTGTGAA encodes:
- the LOC106441005 gene encoding CRM-domain containing factor CFM3, chloroplastic/mitochondrial, translating into MALCHFPVNLHTVSSSSSSSFHPLVSSQLWISRLRFHPFSHAIQLNTIRAAAIDVDTHPRRKKKKRKPKPGFFEEISDKWSSRISPKDSNFPWQKKHEEQTQPHQQEEESESEVNRSSELTGKITDSNLRSSFPRPSGYMSAPWVNVKDESFNQNRYRKDNALDLDDDDGGRGMVVESGRDKGVWRSKKSNTVEAERAVPEHELSRLRSVALRMVERVKVGSAGITQALVEAIHEKWEDDEVVKLKFGEPCALNMKRTHETLEKKTGGLVIWRSGSSVVLYRGISYNLKCVQSFIKQNNLDTSPEAKEYTAEEANYPKNVPKEQLSELCELNDLLDEIGPRFHDWTGCAPFPVDADLLPPMVLGYRCPFRVLPQGVKPCLSNKEMTEMRRLARTSPPHFALGRSRELQGLAVAMIKLWEKSAIAKIAIKRGVENTRNERMAEELKRLTRGVLVSRNKEYIVFYRGNDFMPPAVSEALRERQKEITEVLQNKEDQLRETASARVTPVSQGKRIKTPLLAGTLAETIAASSRWAPEASSVDVEELKRESASIKRAALIRDLDLRLLYAKQKLRKAEKALAKVQKDLDPSDLPTDSEIITEEERLLFRRIGLSMDPFLLVGRREVFDGTIENMHLHWKHRELVKIIVRGKSLPQVKHIAISLEAESGGVLVSVDNTLKGYAIILYRGKNYQMPFRLRPSNLLTRKKAFTRSIELQRREALKHHVADLEERIELLKSGQEEDREPHKKSDGEEDDNLYLRVDESDYSSDEDESFLSSEEEEEET